A region of Solanum dulcamara chromosome 7, daSolDulc1.2, whole genome shotgun sequence DNA encodes the following proteins:
- the LOC129896808 gene encoding CDGSH iron-sulfur domain-containing protein NEET, which produces MASTTSIIQSGLFSCGGALATFTASPRRVVVVRAEAINPDIKKDEPKVVDSVLVTELSKPLTAYCRCWRSGTFPLCDGSHVKHNKATGDNVGPLLLKKQ; this is translated from the exons ATGGCGTCGACAACTAGCATAATTCAATCTGGGTTGTTCTCATGCGGCGGCGCATTAGCTACGTTCACGGCGAGTCCAAGGCGTGTGGTGGTGGTTCGTGCCGAAGCTATAAATCCAGATATTAAGAAGGATGAACCAAAAGTAGTCGACTCTGTTCTCGTCACTGAACTCTCTAAGCCTCTTACTGCTTATTGCAG GTGTTGGAGGTCTGGGACTTTTCCTCTATGTGATGGAAGCCATGTGAAGCACAATAAGGCAACTGGAGATAACGTCGGACCCCTGCTATTGAAGAAACAGTAA